GGCGGCCGTCGCCCGGGACCCGGCAGCGCGGCGCACGGCTCCGGGCCCGGACGACGAGCCGCCGTCGCACGACGACACGCTCACGCTCCTGTTCCTGTGCTGCCACCCCGCGCTGACGCCCGCGTCGCAGGTCGCGCTGACCCTCCGGGCCGTCGGTGGTCTCACGACGGCCGAGATCGCGGCCGCGCACCTCGTCCCCGAGGCGACGATGGCGCAGCGGATCAGCCGCGCCAAGCGGACCGTGCGCGGCGAGCCGTTCACGCTGCCCTCGGCGGCCGAGCGGCCCGCGCGTGTGGCGGCCGTCCGGGAGGTGCTGTACCTCGTCTTCACCGAGGGGTACACCGCGTCGGGCGGGTCCGAGCTCGTGCGCGTCGACCTCACGTCGGAGGCGATCCGGCTGACGCGTCTGCTGCACGCGCTGCTGCCCGACGACGGCGAGACGACCGGCCTGCTCGCGCTCATGCTGCTCACCGACGCGCACCGCGCGGCCCGAGTCGGGGCGGACGGCATGCTCGTGCCGCTCGCCGAGCAGGACCGGTCGCGGTGGGACAGGTCGCAGATCGACGCCGGGGTGGCGCTCGTGACGGCCGCCCTCGCCGTGCACCCCGCAGGGCCGTACCTGCTGCAGGCCGCGATCGCCGCCGTGCACGCCGAGGCCGCGACGGCCGCCGACACCGACTGGCCGCAGGTCGCGGCCCTCTACCGGCTGCTCCACCATGTCGCGCCCGGCCCGATGGTGACCCTCAACCGGGCCGTGGCGGTCGCGATGGTGTCCGGCCCGCGCGCCGGGCTCGACCTGCTCCGCCCCCTCGACGACGACCCGCGCACGGCCGACCACCACCGCCTCTGGGCGGTCCGCGCCCACCTCCTGGAGCGGGCGGGCGACGTGCCGGCCGCCGTCGACGCCTACCACCGTGCCGCCCGCCTCACGACGAGCCTTCCGGAACGCCGCTACCTCGACACCCGCGCGACCCGCCTCGCCCCGCCCACTCCTCCGGACGACCCGGGCGCGACCCCGTCATGGTGACCGGTACGGGCCGCTGACCGGTCGCCATGACCGGGTCGCGCTCCGCCCCTCACGACCACGGGTCGACGACCTCGATGCCGAGGCCGCGGAAGTCCCGCACGTTGCGGGTCGGCGCGTCGCCGCCGTCGCCGCGTCGCCGCGTCGTCGAGCGCAACATCACGCGCGTCTGACCGGTCCGATGCGCGCGTGATGTTGTGCTCGGCGGCTGTCAGGAGCGGCGACCGGGGCGGACGCGGAGCACCGCTCCGTCCCGGGTGTCGCGACCGGAGGGACGCGACCGCCCACAGTGCTCCCGGGACGGAGCGGTGGATCGAGGGCGACCGGCGTCGACGGACGACGGTCGCGGACCGGGCCCGAGGGCGTCGGGCGGGTGACGGCTCGCGCAGCGCGAGCCGGGCGCGCGAGCGGGCGGGTGAGGGCTCAGCGCAGGGCGAGCTCCGGGGGGACGGGGACGGGGGTGAAGCCCGCGGCCTCGACGCGGGCCGGGTCGTGGCGCAGGCACGCGACGGTCCGGCGCGGGTCGTCGCCGGGGACCGCGGGCGCGACGAGCTCGGGCTGGACGTGCGCGCACGCGTCGAACACGAACGGGCAGCGCGCGCGGAACGGGCAGCCGGAGGGCAGCCGCGCGAGGTCCGGCGGGGAGCCGGGGATGCCGCCGAGCTCGCGGCGCGGGCCGCGCAGCGGCGGGAAGGAGTGCAGCAGCCCGTTGGAGTACGGGTGGCGAGGGCGGCGGTAGACGTCCTGCGCGGTGGCGTCCTCGACGATCTCGCCGGCGTACATGATCGCGATGCGGTCGGCGATCTCGATGAGCAGGGACACGTCGTGCGTGATGAAGATGACCGAGAACCCGAGGCGGTCGCGGAGCTGGGCGATCTGCTCGACGATCTGCCGCTGCATGACGACGTCGAGCGCCGTGGTGGGCTCGTCCATGATGAGGACCTGCGGGTCCAGGGCGAGCGCCATCGCGATCATGACGCGCTGCCGCATGCCGCCCGAGAGCTGGTGCGGGTAGGCACGCAGCCGGTCGGGCGAGATGCCGACCATGTCGAGGAGGTCGGCCGCGCGCTCCAGGGCCTCCTTCTGCGAGACGCCCGGCCGGTGCGCGCGGATCGCGTCGGCGATCTGCCGCCCGACCCGGAACACGGGGTTGAGCGAGTTCATCGCGCCCTGGAAGACGATCGCGAGGTCCTGCCAGCGGGACGCGCGGAGCTCGGCGTCGGACATCGACAGGATGTCCGCGGTCGAGCCGTCGCGGCCGTGGAACAGCACCTCGCCGCCGGTGATGAGTCCGGGCGGCGGGAGCAGCCGGGTCGCGGCGTACGCGAGCGTCGACTTGCCGCAGCCGGACTCGCCCGCCAGTCCGAGGACCTCGCCGCGGTTGAGGGTCAGCGACGCCTGGCGCAGCACGTGGACGGGGTTCTCGTCGTAGCCGTAGTCGACGGACAGGTTGCGGATCTCCAGGACGGGATCCGCCGCCGGGACCCGCCGCTCGACAGGTTGCGCGCTCACGACCGGTCCTCCTTGGCCTCGTGCACGACCGGCGTGAAGCCGATGCGCGGGCGGATGCCGCGCTTGCGCAGCGTGCGGGCGTGCAGGCCCGTCGAGCGCAGGCGCGGGTTGACGAACTCGTCGATGCCGAAGTTGATGAGCGTGAGCGCCATGCCGAGCAGGGCGATGCACAGGCCCGCGGGCACGAACCACCACCACGCGCCGCGCTGGAGCGCGAGGTTGCCCTGCGCCCAGAACAGGATGGTCCCCCAGTTCCACTCGGACACCGACGTGACGCCGATGAACGCGAGCGTGATCTGCGACAGGACCGCGAACGTCACGGTGCCGACGAACCCGGCGGCGATGATCGCCGTGAGGTTGGGCAGGATCTCCGCGAGCACGATGCGCCAGGTCCGCTCGCCGTTGGCGCGCGCGGCCTCGACGAAGTCGCGCTTGCGCAGGGACAGCGTCTGGGCGCGCAGGACGCGTGCGCCCCACGCCCAGCCGGTGACCGCGATGACGGCGGCGACGGTGAGCCCGCCCGCGGACGGGAGCTGCCCCGCGATGAGGATGATGAGGGGCAGCTGCGGGATCACCAGGAAGATGTTCGACAGCGCGGACAGCGTCTCGTCGCCCGCTCCCCCGACGAACCCCGCGGTCACGCCGATGAGGACGCCGATCACCGTCGCGAGCACGCCCGCGACGAGCCCGACGACGAGCACGCCGCGGGTCCCGACGAGCACCTGCGACAGGATGTCCTGCCCGAGGTGCGTCGTGCCGAACCAGTGCGCGCCCGACGGCGGCTGCAGGATGTCGGGGCTCACGGCGCTCGGGTCGTAGGGCGCGATCCACTCGCCGATCACGGCGAGCACCGCGAAGAACCCGAGGATCGCCAGGCCCGTGATCGCCTTGCCGTTGCGCAGGAACAGCAGCTTGCGCTTGCCCGCGACGGGTGCGGTCGCGTCGGTCGCGACGTCCTGCGTGTCGGTGAGGACCGAAGTCTCGACGGCCATGTCAGCCCTCCTGCCGGGTGCGCGGGTCGAGCGCGGCGTAGACGAAGTCCGCGACGATGTTCGCGACCAGCACGGACAGTGTGATCACGAGGAAGCAGCCCTGCATGAGCGTGTAGTCGTGGTTGGTCGTCGCGTTGTAGAGCAGGAAGCCGATGCCCGGGTAGGAGAAGACCATCTCCATGATGAGCGTCCCGCCGACGATGAAGCCGAGGGACAGGGCGAACGACGAGATCTGCGGGAGCACCGCGTTGCGGGCGGCGTAGCCGAAGATCACCGCCCGCTCCGACAGGCCCTTGGCCTGCGCGACCGTCACGTAGTCCTCCGACGAGACGGTCACCATCATGTTGCGCATGCCGAGGATCCAGCCGGCGATCGACGACACGACGATCGTGAGCGCGGGGAGCGTCCCGTAGTAGAGGACGGACCCGATGAACTCGGGCGTGAACGCGGGCACCATCGAGCGGTCGTAGGCGCCCGACGACGGGAACCAGCCGAGGTTCACCGAGAAGATCGCGATGACGACGAGCCCGAGCCAGAAGTACGGGACCGCGGAGAAGAACGTCGAGATCGGCAGCAGCGAGTCGGCCCACGTGCCGCGCCGCCAGCCGATGCCCGTGCCGAGCAGGGTCCCGACGACGAACGCGATCACCGTCGCGACGCCGACCAGGCCGACCGTCCACGGCAGCGTCTGCTGGATCATCTCCGCGACGGGCGTCGGGTAGTAGGTGAACGAGACGCCGAGGTTCCCGTGCAGCAGCAGGTTCCAGTAGTCGAGGTACTGCTGCCACACCGACTTCTGCTCGTCGAGGCCGAAGAGCGTGCGGATCGCGGCCTCGGCGGACGAGTCCAGACGGCCCTGGCTCTTCGCCATGATCGCCTTGACGGGGTCGCCGGGCATGAGTCTCGGGATGATGAAGTTGATGGTCACCGCGGCCCAGGCGGTGACGACGTAGAAGATGCCGCGGCGGACGAAGAACCTCACCGGTCGCCCTCCTTCAGTGTGTCGACGGCGACGGTCTCGACGGCGGTCTCGTCGTCGGACGCGTGCAGCAGGTCGACGTCGATCGCCGGACGCTCCCCGTACGCGTCGAGCACGTCGCCGAGCCGCGGGCTGTCGGGCCGGTCGGAGTACCCCCAGCACGCGGCCTCGCGCCTCTCGCCGACGGCGAGCAGCGGCGGCACCTCGGTGCGGCACAGGTCGACGGCGAACGGGCAGCGCGGGTTGAACCGGCACCCGGTCGGCGGGCGGACGAGCGACGGCGCCTCGCCGCGGGCACCCCGGGCGCGCGCGTCGAGGTCGTCGGGGTCGGGCGCGGACCGCACCAGCAGCTGCGTGTACGGGTGCTTCGGGTCCTGCGTCACCGACTCGGAGTCGCCGGTCTCGACGATCCGCCCGGCGTACATGACCATCGTCCGGTCGGCGAAGTACCGGGCCGACGCGATGTCGTGCGTGATGTAGAGGATCGCGATCTGCAGGCGGTCGCGCAGGTCGCGCAGCAGGTTGAGGATGCCGAGGCGGATCGACACGTCGAGCATCGAGATCGGCTCGTCGGCCAGCAGCACCTCGGGGTCCGCCGCGAGCGCGCGGGCGATCGCGACGCGCTGCCGCTGCCCGCCCGACAGCTCGTGCGGGAACTTGTCGACGTACCGCTCGACGGGGGTGAGCTGCACGCGCTCGAGCAGCGTCGTCAGGGCGTCCTCGAGGTCCGCGCCGCGGAGCTTCCCCTGGTGGATCCGGACGCTGCGGGTCAGCGTGTAGCGCACGGTGTGCACCGGGTTCAGGGACCCGAACGGGTCCTGGAAGATCATCTGGACGCGCCGCACGTAGCGGCGGAACGCGCGGCGGCTGCGCGCGGTCGCGTCGGACCCGTGCAGCAGGATCTGCCCGCTCGTCGCGGGCGTGAGCTGCGACAGCAGCCGCGCGATCGTCGACTTGCCGGAGCCGGACTCGCCGACGAGCGCGACGACGCGGCCGCGGTGCAGCGCGAGGTTCACGTCGTCGACCGCGTGCACGAGCGCGCGACGGCGGAAGGAGCCGGTCACGAAGTGCTTGCGCAGGTCGACGGCCTGCAGGACGGGGGTGTCGGGGGCGGCCTCGGACGCGGCGGGCGCGTCCGGTGAGGCGGGGAAGGTCATGGAGCTCACCTGTCGGCTGGTGGAGGGTCGACGAGGGGTGGCCCCGGGGCGACGGCGAGGAGTCCGCCGCCCCGGGGACCGGGTGGGTCAGTCCTGCGTCGGCTCCAGGTTCATGACGATCCGGGCGGCCTGCGGACCCGTCGGCTGCGGGTTCGCGTACAGGTCGTCGGCCGTCGGGAAGCCGGTGTAGTTCTTCGTCGAGTACTGCGCGACGGCCGGGCGCGACCAGATGACCAGGCCGGGCACGTCCTCGACGTACGCCTTCTGGATCGTCTCGATCGCGGTCTGCCGCGCGGCGTCGTCGGACGCACCCTTGAAGTCGGCCAGGGCCTGCGTGACGGCGTCGTTCTTGTACCGGCCGAAGTTCCACGTCGCGGTCTCGCCGAGCGGCACGTACGAGTTGCCGTCCATGAGGTTGGCGTACATGTTCCACGGGGTCGCGCCGCCGTCGGTCCAGTGCAGCGTCGCCTGGAAGTTGCCGAACGGGATGATGTCGTTGAACCAGGCGTCCTGGTTCGCGGCGTTGACCGTGGCGTCGACGCCGAGCTGCGCGGCACCCGTCTTGATGAGGTCGAGCGCGGTCAGGTAGTCGTTCCAGCCCGCGGGGTTCACGAGCTCGAACGTCACGACCTCGCCGTCCGGGTCGACGAGCTTGTCGGACCCGTTCCACGTGTAGCCGGCGTCCGTGAGGATCTGCTTCGCCTCGTCGACGTCGACCGTCAGCTCGTCGCCCTTGAACTCGGGCGCGAGGTACTGCTCGCCCGACGGCATCGGCATGCCGGTCACCGAGTCGATGACGGGCCACACGCCCGATCCCGCGAGCTCGGAGATCTGCGCCCGGTCGACGACGAGGTTGAGCGCCTTGCGGAACGCGACGTCGTTGAACGGCTTCGTCTCGTTGTTGAGGAAGAGGATGTCGGAGCCGAAGCCGCCGCCCGCGACCTGGTGGTGGTGGTCGGGGTCCTTGGCGATGAAGACGTCCTCGTAGTCCGCGATGAACGTCCAGCCCCACTGCGCCTCACCGGTCGTGAGGGCCGTCGTGAGCGCGTTGTTGTCGTTGTACGACGAGTACTGCAGCTTGGCGACCTTCGGCTCGCCGCCCCAGTAGTCGGGGTTCGGGACGAGCGTCGCGGCCTGCGGCGTCCAGGTGTCGAGCAGGTACGGGCCGGTGCCGACGGGCTCGGTGTCCGTGAACGTCGTCGGGTCCTGGTCCTTCCAGAGGTGCTCGGGGACGATGACCTGCTGCAGCAGCTTGACCTGGTTGACGTACTGGGACTCGGTGAACGTGATCGTCACCTTGCCGTCGGCGTTCTCGACCTTGTCGATCTGGTCGGGGAAGTTGTTGTTGATCGCCGGGTAGTCGATGAGCAGCTGCAGCGTGAACGCGACGTCGTCCGCCGTGAAGTCCTCGCCGTCCGACCACTTCACGCCGTCGCGCGGGGTGATCGTCGCGGCCGTGTAGTCGTCGTTCCACTCGACCGACTCCGCGAGCCATGGCTCCGGGTCCTCGAGCGGGTTCACGTCGTTGACCTGCATGAGCGACTCGTAGATCACCCACGCGTAGCCGAGCGACTTCGCCGCCGAGCCCGTCGGGATCAGCGGGCTCTGGTTCTCGTTCTGCGGGCCGTTCGGCATGCCGACCGTCAGGACGGCACCGTCACCGCCGGTGCTGTCGTCGGACGTGCCGCCGCCACCCGAGCAGGCGGTGGCGAGCAGCGCGACGGTCGCGACACCGGCCACCATCGTTGCGAGCTTGCGCGTTCTCACGAGTGCCTCCTTGCACTGACTGCTGGTTGTGGGGTCCTGCGGTGCTGCGCTGTGGGATCAGGGGGCGGTCGACGCCGGGATGTCGACGTCGACCGTGAGGCGCAGGTCGCCCGAGGAGCGACCGACGCGGAGCGTGTACGTCCCGGCCGGGGTGACCCAGCCGTGGCCTGCGGTGTCCCAGGTGCGCAGCGCGTCGGCGCGCACGTGCACCCGGGCGGTCGTGCGCTCGCCGGGGGCGGCGTGCACGACGGTGAAGCCGCCGAGCCAGCGGACCGGGCGGTCCGGGCTCGGGGCGGGGGGCTCGACGTAGACCTGGACGACCTCGCGACCGGCGCGCGGGCCGGTGTTCAGGACGGTCACGTCGAGGTCGACGCCGCCTTCGGCGGGTGTGGCGGCGACGGTGGCCGACTCGTGCTCCCACGTCGTCCACCCGAGCCCGTGCCCGAACGGCGCCGCGGGCGTCCGGCCGAGCCGCAGCCACGACCGGTACCCGACGTGGACGCCCTCGTGGTAGTCGACGACGCCGTCGACGGGGACCGCGTCGGGCACGGGCACGTCGTCCTCGTGCGCGGGCAGCGTCCACGGCAACCGGCCCGACGGCTCGGTCACGCCGGTCAGCACGTCCGCGAGCGCCTCGGGCCACTCCTGCCCGCCGAGCCAGGCCCAGACGACGCACGGCGCCTCGTCGAGCCACGGCAGCAGGACCGGTGCGCCCGCGTTGACGACGACGACCGTGTGCGGGTTCGCGGCGAGCACGGCTTTGACGAGCTGGTCCTGCGTCCCGGGCAGCGCGAGGCTCGTCCGGTCGTAGCCCTCGGACTCGATCTCCTCGTTGGTGCCGACCACGACGACCGCGAGGTCCGCCGCCTCGGCGGCCGCGACGGCGTCGGCGAGCAGCTCGTCGGGCGACGTGCCGGGCACGCGGTGCACGAGCTCGGCACGCGCGAACGACGCGTACCCGACGGGGTGCACCGCCTGGACGTGCGCGTCGACGTCGACGGTCGTCGGCTCGGTCACGTCGAGGACGAGCGTCGCGGGGACGGGCTGGTTGACCGAGGAGTCGAGGATGACCTCGGCGCCGACGGCGTGGTCGCTCGTCGAGACTGCCTGCTCGCCGATCGCGACGAGGTGCCGCCCGACGGTCCCGACGCCGACCTCGTGCCGCCCGGGCTCGTCGAGCCGGACCGTGGTGCGCAGGCGGACGGTGACCGCGTCGTCGCGCACGTCGCGCAGCCAGCCGCCCCACGTGGTGGTGGTGTGGGCGTCGAGGACAGAGCCGTCGGCGTCGAGCAGCTCGACGAGCACCCCGGCCTCCCCGTCCGGGGTCGTGCAGCGGCCCGCGAGGTCGAGCTGCGGGGGCAGCAGGCGGGACACGGCACCGGAGTGCACGTCGACGTGCGCACCGGCGAAGGCGCTGGTCAGCGCGTCGTGCGGCGTCGACGAGCGCTCGGGCCGGACGTACGCGGAGCCGCCGCCCTGGACGAACGGGCTCACCGCGTTGGGGCCGAGCAACGCGATCCGCCGGACGTCGTCGGCGGCCAGCGGGAGCGCGTGCTCCTCGTCGCGCAGCACGACCATCGACCGGCCGACGAGCGTGCGCAGCGTGCCGCGCACGTCGACGTCGGCGACCTCGGCCCGGTGCTCCCCGGACGCCTCGACGCCGTCGAGCGCACCGACCCGCTGCGCGAGCCGCAGGATGCGGAGCACCTTGTCGTCGAGGACGGCCTCGCTGACCCGTCGGGAGCGGACCGCGTCGAGCAGACCGTCGCCCCACGGTCCGTCGGGCCCGGGCATCTGCAGGTCGAGCCCGCCGTACGCGGCCTTCTCGACCGTGTTGGTCGCGACCCAGTCGGACACGACGACCCCGTCGAAGCCCCACTCGTCCTTGAGCACGCCGGTGAGCAGCGGCCGGTGCTCGAGCACGGGTGCGGCGGTCGTGCCGTCGTCGACGCCCGAGTACGCGCCCATGACGGACCACGCGCGCGCCTCGCGGACCAGCCGCTCGAAGGGCGCGAGGTAGACCTCGCGGAGCGTGCGCTCGTCGACACGGGACAGGTACGTCGTGCGCTCGGTCTCGGAGTCGTTGGCGACGAAGTGCTTGACGCACATGCCGACGCCGCGGTCCTGCGCGCCGCGCACGACGTGCACCGCGATCTCGCCCGTGAGCACGGGGTCCTCGGAGTAGCACTCGAAGTGCCGGCCGCCGACGGGCGTGCGCTGGAGGTTGACCTGCGGCGCGAGGACGAGGTCGACGCCGTGCCGACGGGCCTCGGCGGCGAACAGCGCGCCGACCTCGTCCGCGAGGTCGACGTCCCACGTCGCGGCGAGCGCGCTGGGGGCGGGGAACGACGCGGCGGTCTCGGTCGGGTCGTCGCTCACGCCGCGGACGCCCGCGGGGCCGTCGGAGACGTGCATCGCGCGCAGGCCGATGCGCTCGATCGCGGTCGTGGACCACAGGCCCGCCCCGACGACCAGACGCACCTTCTCCTCGGTCGTGAGCTGCCGGAGCAGCCCGTCGAGGTGGGCGTCGGGCCGGGTGGCCGCGGTGGTGTCGGTCGACACGGGATGTTCTCTCCGTCCGGACGTCGTCGTTGCCGTCGAGCGCAGTCAAGCACAACTTACTGACTTGTTAGTAAGTCGGTAGGTCACAGTATGGTTTCGGCCATGGACGACGCCGTCACCCCCGCGACGGGCTCACCCGAGCCCGCCAAGCGCACCCGCCGACCGCGGCAGGCCACCGCCGAGCGCCGCGCGGAGATCCTGCGCGCCGCCGCGCACACCTTCGGCTCCAAGGGCTACAAGACCGGGTCGCTCGCCGAGGTCGCCGAGCAGGTCGGGATCACGCACGCCGGCGTCCTGCACCACTTCGGGTCCAAGGAGCAGCTGCTCGTCGAGGTGCTCGAGTACCGCGACAAGGAGGACGTCCGCGACCTCGAGGGCCAGCACATCCCCGGCGGGATCGAGCTCTTCCGCCACCTCGTGCGCACCGCGCGGATGAACGCCGACCGTCGCGGCATCGTGCAGGGCTACACCGTCCTGACCGGCGAGTCCGTCACCGAGAACCACCCCGCGCGCGGCTGGGTCACCCACCGCTTCAGCGTCCTGCGCGGCGAGATCGCGGACGCGATCGTGGAGGTCGGCGGTCCCGGCGTCGACCGCGACACCGCCGAGCGCGCGGCCAGCGCGATCATCGGCGTCATGGACGGCCTGCAGGTGCAGTGGCTGCTCGACGACGCGGTCGACCTCCCCGAGGCCACGACCTTCGCGATCGAGGCGATCCTCGCCGCGGCGCTCGCGGGGACGGGCCGCCCCCACCCGCTGCGCTGACCTGCCGCGCGCCCACACGTCCGCGCTCAGGAGATTCACAGGAACGGTTCAGGGCCGGCCAAGGTCGCCCACCGACGATCGACGCATGACGACCTCGACCCTGCGCCGGCCCGACACCCTCACCCGCGCCGACGGCTCCCCCGTCCGGGCGCTCGTCGTCGACGACGAGCCCACCCTCGCCGAGCTCCTGTCCACCGCCCTGCGCTACGAGGGCTGGACCGTCGAGCACGCGCTCACCGGGCACGCCGCCGTCCGCCAGGCCAAGGCGTCGACGCCCGACGTCATCGTGCTCGACGTCATGCTCCCCGACCTCACCGGGCTCGAGGTCCTGCGCCGCATCCGCGCGAGCCACCCGAACGTCCCGGTCCTGTTCCTCACCGCCAAGGACGCCGTCGAGGACCGCATCACCGGCCTCACCGCGGGCGGCGACGACTACGTCACCAAGCCGTTCTCCCTGGAGGAGGTCGTCGCCCGGCTGCGCTCGCTGCTGCGCCGCGCCGGTGCCGTGTCCGCGCGCGACGAGGCCGTGCTCACCGTCGGCGACCTGACCCTCGACGAGGACTCGCACGAGGTCACGCGCGGCGGCGACGACATCCGCCTCACCGCGACCGAGTTCGAGCTGCTGCGCTACTTCATGCGCAACCCCCGGCGCGTGCTGTCCAAGGCCCAGATCCTCGACCGCGTCTGGCAGTACGACTTCGGCGGGCAGGCGAACATCGTCGAGCTCTACGTCTCCTACCTGCGCCGCAAGATCGACAAGGGCCGCACCCCGATGCTGCACACGCTGCGCGGCGTCGGGTACGTGCTCAAGCCCGCGTGACCGGCACCCGCCCTGACGCGGGCGGCTCGCCTGCCGGGCTCGTCGCGCGGCTGCGCGAGCGCGCGACCGGCGCGCTCCCCCGCCCGCGGTGGACGCTGCGGCGACGTCTCGTCGCGCTCGTCGTCGCGCTCGTCGCGGTTGTCGCGGTCGCCATCGGCGGCCTCACCACCATCGCGCTGCGGGGCTCGCTCGTCGCGCAGCTCGACGACGACCTCCAGGGCGCGCACAACCGCTTCATGATGTGGTCCGACGACGGTCCCGTCGGCACCGGCGCGGCATCCGGCGGCGACGTCGTCCTCCGCCGCGACCCGACGGAGGCGCCACCCGCGGGCCTGCCCGGCCAGGTGGTCGGCACCGTGAGCTTCGCCGTCGAGCCCGGCCGGACCGCCGCCGACGTGACCGTCGCCTACCTCCTCCGGTCCGGCGAGCAGCGTGTCGTCCCGACCGAGGCCGTCGCGACGCTGCTCGCGCTGCCGCACGACGGCCGGATCCGTGGCGTCGAGCTCGCCGGCGTCGGCGACTACCGCGCCCTCGTGACCACCACGCGCGACGGCGACGTCGCCGTCACCGCGATGCCGACCGCGTCCGTGACCAGCACCATCACCACCTACGTGCTGATGGTCGGCGTCGTCGCGCTGCTCGCCGTGCTCGCCGCCGCCGCGGCGGGGCTCGTCCTCGTCCGCCGCGAGCTGCGTCCCCTGACCCGCGTCGCCGCGACCGCGGCCCGCGTCTCCCGCCTCCCTCTCGACCGCGGCGAGGTCGTGCTCGCCGACCGCGTCCCCGCCGCCGACACCGACACCGCGACCGAGGTCGGGTCCGTCGGTGCCGCGCTCAACCGGCTGCTCGGGCACGTCGAGGGCGCGCTCGCCGCGCGGCACGCGTCCGAGTCGCAGGTCCGGCAGTTCGTCGCCGACGCGTCGCACGAGCTGC
The sequence above is a segment of the Cellulomonas fimi genome. Coding sequences within it:
- a CDS encoding TetR/AcrR family transcriptional regulator, which encodes MVSAMDDAVTPATGSPEPAKRTRRPRQATAERRAEILRAAAHTFGSKGYKTGSLAEVAEQVGITHAGVLHHFGSKEQLLVEVLEYRDKEDVRDLEGQHIPGGIELFRHLVRTARMNADRRGIVQGYTVLTGESVTENHPARGWVTHRFSVLRGEIADAIVEVGGPGVDRDTAERAASAIIGVMDGLQVQWLLDDAVDLPEATTFAIEAILAAALAGTGRPHPLR
- a CDS encoding sensor histidine kinase; the protein is MTGTRPDAGGSPAGLVARLRERATGALPRPRWTLRRRLVALVVALVAVVAVAIGGLTTIALRGSLVAQLDDDLQGAHNRFMMWSDDGPVGTGAASGGDVVLRRDPTEAPPAGLPGQVVGTVSFAVEPGRTAADVTVAYLLRSGEQRVVPTEAVATLLALPHDGRIRGVELAGVGDYRALVTTTRDGDVAVTAMPTASVTSTITTYVLMVGVVALLAVLAAAAAGLVLVRRELRPLTRVAATAARVSRLPLDRGEVVLADRVPAADTDTATEVGSVGAALNRLLGHVEGALAARHASESQVRQFVADASHELRTPLASIRGYAELVRRLPDDLPPEALVAMARVESESQRMTALVEDMLLLARLDAGRPLESEPVDLAMLAVDAVTDAHAAGPDHTWSLDLSSLSDGTDDDEPGAVVVGDDHRLRQVLANLLSNARLHTPPGTSVTVRAARRGSDVVLDVVDDGPGIPADLRDRLFERFVRGDASRTRAAGSTGLGLSIAHAVVTAHSGSLTVAGTPGGGTTFTLRLPAAPRDDAPTRTAPSPVLVDA
- a CDS encoding response regulator transcription factor, whose amino-acid sequence is MTTSTLRRPDTLTRADGSPVRALVVDDEPTLAELLSTALRYEGWTVEHALTGHAAVRQAKASTPDVIVLDVMLPDLTGLEVLRRIRASHPNVPVLFLTAKDAVEDRITGLTAGGDDYVTKPFSLEEVVARLRSLLRRAGAVSARDEAVLTVGDLTLDEDSHEVTRGGDDIRLTATEFELLRYFMRNPRRVLSKAQILDRVWQYDFGGQANIVELYVSYLRRKIDKGRTPMLHTLRGVGYVLKPA
- a CDS encoding beta-glucosidase family protein, with amino-acid sequence MSTDTTAATRPDAHLDGLLRQLTTEEKVRLVVGAGLWSTTAIERIGLRAMHVSDGPAGVRGVSDDPTETAASFPAPSALAATWDVDLADEVGALFAAEARRHGVDLVLAPQVNLQRTPVGGRHFECYSEDPVLTGEIAVHVVRGAQDRGVGMCVKHFVANDSETERTTYLSRVDERTLREVYLAPFERLVREARAWSVMGAYSGVDDGTTAAPVLEHRPLLTGVLKDEWGFDGVVVSDWVATNTVEKAAYGGLDLQMPGPDGPWGDGLLDAVRSRRVSEAVLDDKVLRILRLAQRVGALDGVEASGEHRAEVADVDVRGTLRTLVGRSMVVLRDEEHALPLAADDVRRIALLGPNAVSPFVQGGGSAYVRPERSSTPHDALTSAFAGAHVDVHSGAVSRLLPPQLDLAGRCTTPDGEAGVLVELLDADGSVLDAHTTTTWGGWLRDVRDDAVTVRLRTTVRLDEPGRHEVGVGTVGRHLVAIGEQAVSTSDHAVGAEVILDSSVNQPVPATLVLDVTEPTTVDVDAHVQAVHPVGYASFARAELVHRVPGTSPDELLADAVAAAEAADLAVVVVGTNEEIESEGYDRTSLALPGTQDQLVKAVLAANPHTVVVVNAGAPVLLPWLDEAPCVVWAWLGGQEWPEALADVLTGVTEPSGRLPWTLPAHEDDVPVPDAVPVDGVVDYHEGVHVGYRSWLRLGRTPAAPFGHGLGWTTWEHESATVAATPAEGGVDLDVTVLNTGPRAGREVVQVYVEPPAPSPDRPVRWLGGFTVVHAAPGERTTARVHVRADALRTWDTAGHGWVTPAGTYTLRVGRSSGDLRLTVDVDIPASTAP